The stretch of DNA GGCCCCTTACACGCCGGCGCCGTTCTCGAGCAGGAGCGCGACGCATTCCTTGCGGCCGTAGCCGGCGGCGTAGTGCAGCGCCGTGTTCTTGTTCTTGTCCACGgcgtccaccgccgcgccggcctccaGGAGCACCTGCGCGCACTTGAGCTCGCCGTACCCGCACGCGAAGTGCAGGCCTCGCCGCCCTTCCGAGTCCTCCTCGTCCTTGTCCACGCCCTCCTCAAGCGCCTTCTTCAGGCCCTCGACGTCGCCGACGCTGGCGGTGTGGTGGATGATGGACTCCTCCTCCTCGTACTCGCCATCGCCTTCCTCGCCGGCCTCTTCTgcttcctcctccgcgccggcggcggcctcgctcGACGGGCCGACGCCCATCGCCCGACCGAACTTGTGCAGAGCCTCAGGGTCGTTCCAGTACTTCATCATGGCGGCGGGGCCGCCGGCCTCGATCTCGTCCAGGATGGGCTTGAGCGTGGGGTCCTCCTTCATGCGCGCGATGCGGGCCTCGAGCTGCTCCTTGTGCGTGGGGTTGGTGAGGCCGCCCAGCATGCTGGCCATGGCGGGGTCCTGCATCAGCGCGCTGCccagccgctccgccatggccacgaACTGCGGGTTCTGCATCAGCTGCTGCATCGTCGCCACGTACTTGTGCgggtccagcgccgccgccgcctggggcgTGGGCGCCGCCGGTGCCTGCCGCGGCGACACCACCGTCATCTTCTGCAGCTGCTCCGCCATCTCCGTGAACGCAGGGTCCTTGGCGATCTGCTCCGCCATCTCCTTGATGCTGGGGTCCTGTGCATGCATGCTCCATCCATTCATCATTTAATCAATGGCtgcaaaccaatctctccgtgcaaactataaaaatttcaatcTGAGCCATCAGATTAACAAATCCCATCGACTTAATTATTTCCAAATAAGTTAAGTGAAATGAAATGGAAAGGAATTGTGTTTATTGTCAAAATCAAACCAAACAAGGACCACGCAAGGTATGAATCCAAGACTAAAAACGGCGTGGCCTTCACATGTGCTGCCGACAAGGCCAGGCCAGACaacacccccctcccccctcagtTACGATAAGATGAAGCTCGGCCTCAGCCTCAGCTCAGCTGAGTCTATGAATGAATGCACCGGATGAGCAGCTCAATTCAGCTCATGTAATTTTGAATATAtattaactaccaagaactttTCGTTCAAAAAAACTACTACTAAGAATCACGTACTAGTATGGTGCCCTCTGCCCTGCAAATTAAGAGTGAGCCAAATTAAAGGAAGATGGCGTAGGCAGATATATGGCTCAGCAGCGTACATTGAGCAGGTTCATCATGGTGGAGAAGTCGAAGGGGTTGGCCGGCGCCGATGGCCCAGCCCTGCGCGTCGCCTGTggctgctgctccgccgccggggaAGGCTCCTCTGTCTTGACAGGAGCAGTCTTCTCCTCTGCACAAAGTCATCTCTTCTTCAGCTCTTGGATATATAGGTAAATTAATAAGACAAGACAAGACGAAAGCCTGACCGACCTTGAGCAGCCATGTCGACGGCGGTGGGGAAGAAAAGAGGCGCTGGCGCTGCTGTCGACGATGAAGCAGCCGAGGATGACGATAAGGTGGGGAGGTGCTGCAGCTGTGCCTGTGGAGAGGAGGGAACGCGAGGGCGACCAACCAGGGGTGCCCACGGTGTGGTTTCGTTTTTATAGGGGAGGTTGCTTCAAGCAGCTTGAGTGACTGCGGTTTGTACACATGGATGGATGGAGATGGAGCAAGTAGCAGTAGCATCTGCTTTCGATTTTCTCTATAATAAAATGCATAGTCGTGCACTGTGTATTATTAgggaaaaataaatgaaaaactTTCCTGATTTCATGGGAAAAAAGATAACCAGATTAGTAATATGATGAATAGTATTATCCAACTGATATTCCTAAATCAAAAGGTAGTTATTCGAAAATTTGGAAGCTTCTAGGAATTTTCCTGCCGTGTGAGGTGGGCCTTGCTTGCCTGCATGGAACCTTTAGCATCTACATTGATCATGTGGACCTAGAGATTGAGGTGCCAAGCTTCTTTGCATGGCATGGAG from Panicum virgatum strain AP13 chromosome 9K, P.virgatum_v5, whole genome shotgun sequence encodes:
- the LOC120649076 gene encoding ankyrin repeat domain-containing protein 2A-like, which gives rise to MAAQEEKTAPVKTEEPSPAAEQQPQATRRAGPSAPANPFDFSTMMNLLNDPSIKEMAEQIAKDPAFTEMAEQLQKMTVVSPRQAPAAPTPQAAAALDPHKYVATMQQLMQNPQFVAMAERLGSALMQDPAMASMLGGLTNPTHKEQLEARIARMKEDPTLKPILDEIEAGGPAAMMKYWNDPEALHKFGRAMGVGPSSEAAAGAEEEAEEAGEEGDGEYEEEESIIHHTASVGDVEGLKKALEEGVDKDEEDSEGRRGLHFACGYGELKCAQVLLEAGAAVDAVDKNKNTALHYAAGYGRKECVALLLENGAGVTLQNLDGKTPIDVARLNNQEDVLKLLEKHAFV